The proteins below are encoded in one region of Pseudomonas putida S13.1.2:
- the hisN gene encoding histidinol-phosphatase has protein sequence MSLSAEQIDEFRAFAEQLADAAAVAIKPYFRASLDVEDKGGRLYDPVTVADKAAEDAMRELIQARYPDHGILGEEAGVAVGSSPLTWVLDPIDGTRAFITGLPLWGTLIALNDGTRPVVGVMNQPFTGERFVGTPDGAWRSGTPLKTRACADLASATLMCTTPDMFDTAERKAAFEAAAGKARLMRYGGDCYAYCMLASGFVDVIIEASLQPYDVQALMPIIEGAGGVITAWDGSSAQNGGCVVACGDPVLHAQVVELLRHAM, from the coding sequence ATGTCCCTGAGTGCTGAACAGATCGACGAATTTCGCGCCTTCGCCGAGCAGTTGGCCGATGCTGCCGCAGTGGCGATCAAGCCATACTTTCGCGCCAGCCTGGATGTGGAGGACAAGGGCGGGCGCCTGTACGACCCGGTAACGGTGGCTGACAAGGCGGCCGAGGACGCCATGCGCGAGCTGATCCAGGCCCGCTACCCTGACCACGGTATTCTTGGTGAAGAGGCAGGCGTGGCTGTCGGCAGCAGCCCGTTGACCTGGGTGCTCGACCCGATCGACGGTACCCGTGCCTTCATCACCGGCCTGCCGTTGTGGGGCACGTTGATTGCCCTGAACGATGGCACGCGCCCAGTGGTTGGCGTGATGAATCAGCCATTCACCGGTGAACGCTTTGTCGGTACCCCTGACGGTGCCTGGCGCAGCGGTACGCCACTGAAAACCCGTGCCTGTGCCGACCTGGCTTCAGCCACGCTGATGTGCACCACGCCGGACATGTTTGACACCGCCGAGCGCAAAGCCGCGTTCGAGGCGGCTGCCGGTAAGGCGCGCTTGATGCGCTATGGTGGCGATTGCTATGCCTACTGCATGCTGGCGTCGGGCTTTGTCGACGTGATCATCGAGGCCAGCCTGCAGCCGTATGACGTACAGGCGCTGATGCCGATCATCGAAGGGGCGGGCGGGGTGATTACGGCCTGGGATGGCAGCTCTGCGCAAAATGGCGGGTGCGTGGTGGCATGCGGGGACCCAGTGCTGCATGCGCAGGTAGTGGAGCTGTTGCGACACGCCATGTGA
- the ptrR gene encoding putrescine utilization regulator PtrR: MDLVQLEIFKAVAEQGSISAAAQHIHRVPSNLTTRIKQLEEDLGVELFIREKSRLRLSPAGWNFLEYTRRILDLVHEARLTVAGEDPQGTFALGSLESTAAVRIPALLAAYNQRYPKVDLDLSTGPSGTMLEGVLSGRLVAAFVDGPVLHPTLEGMPVFEEEMMVIAPLNHAPVTRAQDVNGESIYAFRANCSYRHHFENWFVKDQAVPGKIHEMESYHGMLACVSAGAGLAMMPRSMLDNMPGCSTVSAWPMSEDFRYLKTWLVWRRGAVSRSLSMFVKLLEEGRSAS; this comes from the coding sequence GTGGACCTGGTGCAACTGGAGATTTTCAAGGCCGTGGCAGAGCAGGGCAGCATCAGTGCCGCCGCGCAGCACATCCATCGGGTGCCATCCAACCTGACCACGCGCATCAAACAGCTGGAAGAAGACTTGGGCGTTGAGCTGTTCATTCGCGAGAAGAGCCGCCTGCGCCTGTCGCCAGCAGGCTGGAATTTTCTCGAATACACCCGGCGCATCCTCGACCTGGTGCACGAGGCCCGCCTGACCGTGGCCGGTGAAGACCCCCAGGGCACCTTCGCCCTCGGTTCGCTGGAAAGCACCGCAGCGGTGCGCATTCCGGCTTTGCTGGCGGCGTACAACCAGCGCTACCCCAAGGTCGACCTGGACCTGTCCACCGGGCCATCTGGGACCATGCTCGAAGGCGTGTTGTCTGGCCGCCTGGTGGCGGCCTTTGTCGACGGCCCGGTGCTGCACCCGACACTGGAAGGCATGCCGGTGTTCGAGGAAGAGATGATGGTCATTGCACCGCTCAACCACGCGCCAGTTACCCGCGCCCAGGATGTGAACGGTGAAAGCATCTACGCCTTCCGCGCCAACTGTTCGTATCGCCATCACTTCGAAAACTGGTTCGTCAAGGACCAGGCAGTGCCGGGCAAGATTCACGAGATGGAGTCGTACCATGGCATGTTGGCCTGCGTCAGCGCTGGCGCAGGCCTGGCCATGATGCCGCGCAGCATGCTCGACAATATGCCCGGGTGCAGCACGGTCAGCGCCTGGCCGATGTCGGAAGATTTCCGCTACCTGAAAACCTGGCTGGTCTGGCGGCGGGGCGCGGTATCGCGAAGTCTCAGCATGTTCGTGAAACTGCTTGAAGAAGGTCGCTCAGCCTCCTGA
- a CDS encoding TonB-dependent siderophore receptor has protein sequence MRRTFVSLCVLHAVSPLASAEPEPLSEPARIELQALSITDTADSERADGPVQGYKASRSASATRTDTALHETPQSVSVVPKDVLQDTGATRLQDGLDYAGGVGRANNFGGQGLTTFTVRGFTTGEFYRNGFPINRGYPNAPDANTVERLEVIRGPATSLYGRGDPGGTFNVVSKQPLPASKVTLGSQFDDQGMHRATLDATGPLNQDGSLAYRLNLLGEGGDSFRDDVQSERYDVAPVISWQVNDATKIIFEGDFMRNNHPLDRGLTRLPGQLGTASRDTNIWEKGSDNLLHNDNNMAQLRFEHLLNDNWSLGGGMQWLDGSLKGNAVEANGLQPDGRTLGRNFNYRKLEWTDRDYQLNLTGHFDTAGFAHTLLTGIEYEDYDYNSIIQRSAAGATAYPIDIFDPVLGQARPALTRTTTHDKENLKTWAFFVQDQVALTERLKALAGVRFERFEHDYVNKLSAAGDFSKGENGVTPRFGLLYDLTDTVAVYANTARSFKPNSGAPAGATGRGFDPEKGKSYELGVKWEAPDRQLSVDAAIYHIVKENVLTRDPADPNYSVAAGQVRSRGLDINIAGNITPEWRVIGGYAYVDAEVTKDNRLPTGTRLANIPRNSFSLLNTYEFQDGFVKGLGLGVGVKYVDDRNGQTEAVTYNMDQYTVVDLLGFYQLNEHVRLNLDVKNLFNKEYDEGAFNTYAYPGAPRTVQAGVSYTF, from the coding sequence ATGCGTCGCACATTCGTTTCGCTTTGTGTGCTCCATGCTGTCTCCCCACTGGCCTCGGCCGAGCCTGAACCGCTCAGCGAACCCGCCCGGATCGAACTTCAGGCCCTCAGCATCACCGACACCGCCGACAGCGAACGCGCCGATGGCCCGGTCCAAGGCTACAAGGCCAGCCGCTCGGCCAGTGCCACCCGTACCGACACGGCGCTGCACGAAACGCCGCAATCGGTCAGCGTGGTGCCCAAGGATGTGCTGCAGGACACCGGCGCCACGCGCCTGCAGGACGGGCTGGACTACGCCGGCGGTGTCGGCCGCGCCAACAACTTCGGCGGCCAGGGCCTGACCACCTTCACTGTGCGTGGTTTCACTACCGGCGAGTTCTACCGCAATGGCTTCCCGATCAACCGCGGCTACCCCAACGCCCCGGACGCCAATACCGTCGAGCGCCTGGAAGTGATCCGTGGCCCGGCCACCAGCCTGTATGGCCGCGGCGATCCCGGCGGCACGTTCAACGTGGTCAGCAAACAGCCACTGCCAGCGTCCAAGGTCACCCTGGGCAGTCAGTTCGATGACCAAGGCATGCACCGGGCAACCCTTGATGCGACCGGGCCTCTGAACCAGGACGGCTCGCTGGCCTACCGCCTGAACCTGCTGGGCGAAGGTGGCGACAGCTTCCGCGATGACGTGCAAAGCGAGCGATATGATGTGGCACCGGTCATCAGCTGGCAGGTCAATGACGCCACGAAGATCATCTTCGAAGGCGACTTCATGCGTAACAACCACCCGCTGGACCGCGGCCTGACACGGCTGCCCGGGCAGCTCGGAACAGCCTCACGCGATACCAACATCTGGGAAAAAGGCAGCGACAACCTGCTGCACAACGACAACAACATGGCCCAGTTACGCTTCGAGCACCTGCTTAACGACAACTGGTCCCTGGGCGGCGGCATGCAGTGGCTGGACGGCTCGCTCAAAGGCAATGCCGTGGAAGCCAATGGCTTGCAGCCCGACGGCCGTACCCTGGGGCGCAACTTCAACTACCGCAAGCTGGAGTGGACCGACCGGGATTACCAGCTCAACCTTACCGGGCACTTCGACACCGCTGGCTTCGCCCATACGCTGCTGACCGGCATCGAGTACGAAGACTACGATTACAACTCGATTATCCAGCGCTCCGCGGCAGGCGCCACCGCCTACCCGATTGATATCTTCGACCCGGTGCTGGGCCAGGCGCGCCCTGCCCTGACCCGTACCACCACCCACGACAAGGAAAACCTCAAGACCTGGGCTTTCTTCGTCCAGGACCAGGTGGCCCTGACCGAGCGTCTGAAGGCCTTGGCAGGCGTGCGTTTCGAACGCTTCGAGCACGACTACGTCAACAAGCTCAGCGCAGCGGGTGACTTCAGCAAGGGCGAAAACGGTGTCACTCCGCGTTTCGGCCTGCTGTATGACCTGACCGACACCGTGGCGGTGTATGCCAACACCGCACGTTCATTCAAGCCCAACAGCGGTGCGCCTGCAGGTGCGACGGGGCGTGGTTTTGACCCTGAGAAGGGCAAATCCTACGAACTGGGCGTGAAATGGGAAGCGCCTGATCGCCAGTTGAGCGTGGACGCAGCGATCTACCATATCGTCAAGGAAAACGTACTGACGCGCGACCCGGCGGACCCCAACTACAGCGTCGCCGCTGGCCAGGTGCGCAGCCGCGGCCTGGACATCAACATTGCTGGCAACATCACCCCAGAGTGGCGGGTGATCGGCGGCTACGCTTATGTCGATGCCGAAGTTACCAAGGACAACCGCTTGCCCACCGGCACCCGCCTGGCAAACATTCCACGTAACAGCTTCAGCCTGCTCAACACCTATGAATTCCAGGATGGCTTCGTCAAAGGCCTGGGCCTGGGGGTCGGCGTGAAATACGTGGATGACCGTAATGGCCAGACCGAGGCGGTCACCTACAACATGGACCAGTACACCGTGGTTGACCTGCTAGGCTTCTACCAGCTCAATGAGCACGTACGCCTGAACCTGGACGTGAAAAACCTGTTCAACAAGGAATATGACGAAGGCGCATTCAACACCTACGCCTACCCGGGAGCACCTCGGACGGTGCAGGCCGGGGTTTCCTATACGTTCTGA
- a CDS encoding aldehyde dehydrogenase family protein gives MSAISSLTHAISLDPYTGEQIGAYPFDTDAALEAALQRAKVGYRQWRQVSLGQRSEYLLALASTLEAKAEAFAQMISREIGKPIAQARGEVSKCVGLCRWYAEHGPAMLAPEPTQVEKARIEYRPLGPILAVMPWNFPVWQVLRGAVPAVLAGNTYVLKHAPNVMGSAYLLGELFKDAGLPEGVFEVLNVTPDGVTRAINDSRIAAVTLTGSVRAGMAIGAQAGAALKKCVLELGGSDPFIVLADADLDAAVKAAVIGRYQNTGQVCAAAKRLIVEDSIVEEFTRKFVEATRELKVGNPLEDGTYIGPMARYDLRDELDGQVQATLAEGATLLLGGNKVEGVANFYAPTVFANVTPQMTAFKQELFGPVAAIITARDADHAVELANDSEFGLAATIYTADYALAERMTAALDTGGVFINGYCASDPRVAFGGVKKSGFGRELSHFGVREFTNAQTVWLDRN, from the coding sequence ATGAGTGCGATCAGCAGCCTGACCCACGCCATCTCCCTCGACCCGTACACCGGCGAGCAGATCGGCGCCTACCCGTTCGACACCGACGCCGCACTGGAAGCGGCGCTGCAACGTGCCAAGGTCGGCTACCGCCAGTGGCGCCAAGTGTCGCTGGGTCAGCGCAGCGAGTACCTGTTGGCGCTGGCCAGCACCCTCGAAGCCAAGGCCGAAGCCTTTGCCCAGATGATCAGCCGCGAAATCGGCAAGCCGATTGCCCAGGCCCGTGGCGAAGTCAGCAAGTGCGTCGGCCTGTGCCGCTGGTACGCCGAACACGGCCCGGCCATGCTTGCGCCGGAACCGACCCAGGTTGAAAAAGCCCGAATCGAATACCGCCCACTGGGTCCGATCCTGGCCGTGATGCCGTGGAACTTCCCTGTCTGGCAGGTACTGCGCGGCGCCGTGCCGGCGGTCCTGGCAGGTAATACCTACGTGCTCAAGCATGCGCCAAACGTGATGGGCAGCGCGTACTTGCTAGGCGAGCTGTTCAAGGATGCCGGCCTGCCGGAAGGCGTGTTCGAAGTGCTGAACGTAACCCCGGACGGCGTCACCCGCGCCATCAACGATTCGCGTATCGCCGCCGTGACCCTGACCGGCAGCGTGCGTGCCGGCATGGCGATTGGTGCCCAGGCCGGTGCCGCACTGAAGAAGTGTGTACTGGAGCTCGGTGGCTCCGACCCGTTCATCGTGCTGGCTGACGCCGACCTGGATGCCGCCGTCAAGGCCGCGGTCATTGGCCGTTACCAGAACACTGGCCAAGTCTGCGCAGCGGCCAAACGCCTGATCGTGGAAGACAGCATTGTCGAGGAATTCACGCGCAAGTTCGTTGAAGCAACCCGCGAACTGAAAGTCGGCAACCCACTGGAAGACGGCACCTATATCGGCCCGATGGCCCGTTACGACCTGCGCGACGAGCTGGACGGCCAGGTTCAGGCGACCCTCGCCGAAGGCGCCACCCTGTTGCTGGGCGGCAACAAGGTCGAAGGCGTGGCCAACTTCTACGCGCCGACCGTGTTCGCCAACGTCACCCCGCAAATGACCGCATTCAAGCAGGAGCTGTTCGGGCCGGTGGCCGCGATCATCACGGCACGTGATGCTGACCATGCGGTGGAGCTGGCCAACGACAGCGAGTTTGGCCTGGCCGCGACCATCTACACCGCCGACTATGCACTGGCCGAGCGCATGACTGCGGCACTGGATACCGGTGGCGTGTTCATCAACGGCTACTGCGCTTCCGACCCCCGCGTGGCGTTTGGCGGCGTGAAGAAGAGCGGGTTCG
- a CDS encoding universal stress protein has product MSQFKRLFVMLGPQMRHTPALQRAAALAESSGALLDINVFVDDVDTFGLMGDGRERERLLSDNRQWLADEAEQLGNAGLDVSTELLLTRDPLGSVLERVERQGCDLLVKDVQHEPVLKRLLVTPLDWQLLKDSPVAVHLVSDIRLPLPRQIAAAVDLNSHGAGEHLDEQVINCARALALQCNAELHLLHVCDAAKTHIADFGAGTVTMPGFDGSVRTAQRAAFNRLGDHHQIPLERRHFLEGAAIRAIAQFVGHSRADVIVMGSHRHDAMQTYLGGTTAHVLEHPLCNVLAIKAVG; this is encoded by the coding sequence ATGAGCCAGTTCAAGCGCTTGTTTGTCATGCTCGGCCCGCAGATGCGCCATACGCCCGCGCTGCAACGCGCGGCGGCGCTGGCGGAGTCCAGCGGTGCACTGCTGGATATCAATGTGTTCGTCGACGATGTCGACACCTTTGGCTTGATGGGCGATGGCCGCGAACGTGAGCGGCTGCTCAGTGACAACCGCCAGTGGCTGGCCGATGAGGCCGAGCAGTTGGGCAATGCGGGCCTGGACGTGTCCACCGAACTGTTATTGACCCGTGACCCGCTGGGCAGCGTGCTGGAACGCGTCGAACGGCAAGGCTGTGACCTGCTGGTCAAGGACGTGCAGCACGAACCGGTGCTCAAACGCCTGCTGGTCACGCCACTGGATTGGCAGCTGCTCAAGGACAGCCCGGTTGCCGTGCACCTGGTCAGCGACATCCGCCTGCCCCTGCCCCGGCAGATTGCCGCCGCCGTGGACCTCAACAGCCACGGTGCTGGCGAGCACCTGGATGAGCAGGTAATCAACTGCGCCCGTGCCCTGGCCCTGCAATGCAACGCCGAGCTTCACCTGCTGCATGTGTGCGACGCGGCCAAGACTCACATCGCCGACTTCGGCGCCGGCACCGTGACCATGCCCGGCTTCGATGGCAGCGTGCGTACTGCGCAGCGTGCGGCGTTCAATCGCCTGGGTGACCATCACCAGATCCCGCTGGAGCGACGGCACTTCCTGGAAGGCGCAGCGATCAGGGCCATTGCCCAGTTTGTCGGCCACAGCCGGGCGGATGTGATCGTGATGGGCAGCCACCGGCATGACGCCATGCAGACCTACCTGGGCGGCACCACAGCGCATGTACTGGAGCACCCGCTGTGCAATGTGCTGGCAATCAAGGCCGTTGGTTGA
- a CDS encoding acyloxyacyl hydrolase: protein MKTLFAASLAAAVLAFAGANLAQAAQVSGAVGATSQGDMTYRIGLSFDWDKKWLESNTGYVTGYWDAAYTYWEGGDASGAHSLSFSPVFTYEFSGFTYTPYIEAGIGLAAFSKTDVGDQRMGSAVNFEDRIGFGLKLPGEQKVGIRAMHYSNAGIKQPNDGIESYSLFYSKGF, encoded by the coding sequence ATGAAAACCCTTTTCGCAGCTTCGCTGGCCGCTGCAGTGCTGGCCTTTGCAGGGGCCAACCTGGCCCAGGCCGCGCAGGTGTCAGGCGCCGTGGGCGCCACTAGCCAAGGTGACATGACCTACCGTATCGGCCTGTCGTTCGACTGGGACAAGAAATGGCTGGAAAGCAACACCGGCTATGTGACTGGTTACTGGGATGCAGCCTACACCTACTGGGAAGGCGGTGACGCCAGTGGCGCGCACTCGCTGTCCTTCAGCCCGGTGTTCACCTATGAATTCAGTGGCTTCACCTACACGCCGTACATCGAGGCCGGCATCGGCCTGGCGGCGTTTTCCAAGACAGACGTGGGTGACCAGCGCATGGGGTCGGCGGTCAACTTCGAAGACCGTATCGGTTTCGGCCTGAAGCTGCCTGGGGAGCAGAAAGTCGGGATTCGCGCGATGCATTATTCCAATGCGGGGATCAAGCAGCCTAACGACGGGATCGAGTCCTACTCGCTGTTCTACAGCAAAGGTTTCTGA